A DNA window from Alphaproteobacteria bacterium contains the following coding sequences:
- a CDS encoding dTMP kinase, protein MTTDSKGLFITFEGGEGAGKTTQIQFVKDLCLAKGYEVLLTREPGGCKSAEEIRSLLIHGDTDRWDSLTELLLHFASRREHYVKVIEPAMQRGVIVLCDRFADSTMAYQGYAMGLGQEKVLELYRFVLGDFEPNASLIFDLDPVLGLKRAQIRGEGGDRYERMGLVFHQKIREAFLDIAQKNKERCHVIDANQSIEDVRGQVERSLARLLESYQGGKS, encoded by the coding sequence ATGACAACTGATTCAAAAGGTCTTTTTATCACATTTGAAGGCGGAGAAGGCGCTGGTAAAACAACGCAGATTCAGTTTGTGAAAGATCTTTGTCTCGCCAAAGGCTATGAGGTTTTGCTCACCCGTGAACCAGGGGGCTGCAAGAGCGCTGAAGAGATCAGGTCTTTGCTGATTCATGGTGATACAGATCGCTGGGATTCTTTGACAGAGCTTTTGTTGCACTTTGCCTCAAGGCGTGAGCATTATGTGAAGGTGATTGAGCCAGCGATGCAGCGCGGTGTGATTGTCTTGTGTGATCGCTTTGCCGATTCAACCATGGCCTATCAAGGCTATGCAATGGGTTTGGGTCAGGAGAAGGTCCTCGAGCTCTACCGATTTGTTTTGGGTGATTTTGAACCGAATGCCAGTTTGATTTTCGATCTTGATCCCGTTCTTGGGCTGAAGCGTGCTCAGATCAGAGGTGAGGGCGGCGATCGATACGAGCGGATGGGTCTTGTGTTCCACCAGAAAATCAGAGAGGCCTTTTTGGATATCGCTCAAAAGAACAAAGAGCGCTGCCATGTGATTGATGCAAATCAATCAATCGAGGATGTGCGCGGGCAGGTTGAAAGATCGCTTGCAAGACTCCTAGAGTCTTATCAAGGAGGAAAAAGCTAA
- a CDS encoding D-alanyl-D-alanine carboxypeptidase, translating into MRQFNLTTMRKGLFGLLTSIMLVGSACAYAAPQFETEADQAILVDLATDTIVYEKNARDKMYPSSMSKVMTMFVIFDKLKAGEVTLNDKVSISEKAWRMGGSKTFVGLGEEIPLEDLIRGVIVQSGNDASVAIAEGVSADEEFFAQEMNDTAEQLGMVGSHFKNATGMPDADHYSTAYDLALLAKTMIYKFPEFYHYWSETEYTHNNIRQPNRNPLLYKTKGADGLKTGHTDAGGYGLIGSAERDGRRLLIVVNGLKSTKQREAESSKLLEWGFREFDVLTIPEKEETVKEVKVLIGSKNVVKLAYGADPKFTVPRLSIKKAKFEFSVPDEVPAPVKKGQKIGSVKMILPDANADQIEIDLVAAEDVDKAGWFKRFFLAIGRFFASIFG; encoded by the coding sequence ATGAGACAGTTCAATTTAACAACTATGCGTAAGGGCCTATTTGGCCTTTTGACCTCTATCATGCTGGTAGGATCAGCCTGTGCATATGCAGCGCCTCAATTTGAAACAGAAGCTGATCAAGCAATTCTGGTTGATTTGGCAACAGATACAATCGTGTATGAGAAAAATGCGCGCGATAAAATGTATCCATCTTCTATGTCAAAGGTGATGACAATGTTTGTTATTTTTGACAAATTGAAAGCCGGAGAAGTCACCCTGAATGATAAAGTTTCAATTAGTGAAAAAGCCTGGCGTATGGGCGGATCAAAAACATTCGTTGGCCTTGGTGAAGAAATTCCGCTTGAAGATTTGATTCGTGGCGTGATTGTTCAGTCAGGAAATGATGCTTCTGTTGCCATTGCAGAAGGCGTTTCAGCGGATGAAGAGTTCTTTGCACAAGAGATGAATGATACCGCAGAACAGCTTGGTATGGTAGGTTCGCACTTTAAAAATGCAACAGGCATGCCAGATGCTGATCATTATTCAACGGCCTATGACCTTGCGCTCTTGGCGAAAACAATGATTTATAAATTCCCTGAATTTTATCACTATTGGTCTGAGACAGAATATACCCATAACAATATTCGCCAGCCAAACAGAAATCCTTTGCTTTACAAAACAAAAGGGGCCGATGGTCTTAAGACAGGCCATACAGATGCGGGTGGTTATGGGTTAATTGGTTCTGCAGAACGCGATGGTCGCCGTCTTTTGATTGTGGTCAATGGACTCAAAAGTACAAAACAGCGCGAAGCAGAAAGTTCAAAATTGCTTGAGTGGGGTTTCCGGGAATTTGATGTTTTGACTATTCCTGAGAAAGAAGAGACAGTCAAAGAGGTTAAGGTTCTTATTGGTTCAAAAAACGTGGTGAAGCTTGCCTATGGAGCTGATCCGAAATTTACGGTACCGCGCCTTTCTATCAAAAAAGCAAAGTTCGAATTTTCTGTGCCAGATGAAGTGCCAGCCCCTGTGAAGAAGGGACAAAAGATTGGCTCTGTTAAAATGATTTTGCCAGATGCAAATGCCGATCAAATTGAAATCGATTTGGTTGCAGCAGAAGATGTCGACAAAGCAGGCTGGTTTAAAAGATTCTTTTTAGCCATTGGCCGCTTTTTTGCAAGTATCTTTGGGTGA